CTTGAGCTGGATATCTGCATTACTGACATCGTCACCGCTTGCATCTTTAGTACATGCTGTAACTGTGAATATAGTTAAAACTACTAATAATAAAACTGCAAATTTTTTCATATTTATTGCCCCTTAATCTCCTTATACTTATTTGTATTTTCATCGTAATACATAGGCATAAACTGACCCTTTTTCAGCTCAGCTATTAATTCTTGCTCATTATTAATTCGGTTATAGAAATATGTTGCAAAACAACCCACTCTATCAATAGAGTGTGCATCACTAGCCCCAGTAACTGGCTTATTTTTCTTTTTTGCTGACTGAGCGGCCTTTATATTGTTTTCGCTTATAGTATTACCGTTATATCCTTCTATTGCTGTTAGTTTATCGAGGCTTTTTATCTTATCTCCAATGCCTCGCAGGTTTTTTCGATATGGGTGAGCCGCTATACAAGCCCCTCCTTTACATGATACATAATCTACAAGCTCTTGAGCAGTCAGTCTCTTTTTTGGTATTTCTGGCACACCAAAAACTAAAATATCACCATCTAATGTTAAAACCTCCGTACCAACGATTACTAATAAATCATTAGGCAGTTTATCATTAAGAAACTTCTTGGCCGCCATTGTGTCGTGATCTGTGATGCATATGCCTTTTAAACCCTTTCTCAATGCTTCTTCAACAATCTGATTAAAGCTAACCCTGCTACATGTAGAGAACTCTGATGTGTGAAGATGTAAATCTATTAACATATTTACCTCCTATCTATAAAAACCTTTGCTTATCTTATCAATAAATTATTTTTATATCAAGAAGTATTTTTGTGTTTTCTATAAATACTTAAAATTAATCTTAAATTGTATAAGTTTATACATCTAAAATATACATAAATAGAGACACCAGTTATTATTGAGGATTATTGCCATACTTTTAGCAACCTATCAGTTTTCATTCTTTTTAATTTTTTTTACGGTAGTATTTAAAACAAAAAAAGCAGTTTCAACAACCGCTTTATACATCGCCAGCATTTATATTTGTAAATAAAAAAATATGATTAAGATTCAACATTTACATTTTACTCCAAAATGTTTCTGGATTTTGAGCAGACTCATTATAATAGTTGGCAGAATATTGTTTAGTACCAATGGCATCATTAAATCCAAACGACTTCCACTTATTTATACTTGGGGGGCCAAAGCAGATATCAACAACTTGGTTAGTAACATCAAACAACATTGACCTTAGTGTACCAAGACCATCATCATACTGATGGCAACAAACACCATTTGGCATTTCTTTCGATAAGATATTTTTTAATGTTTCTTTATTGATATTTTGCACATTATTTTTAATTGTTGAGTCCATTATATTGTAGCGCTTTTCAGATTGCCACATTTTATTTACAGTATATGGCATGGTATTTTTAGAAGTATAGTGATTTGTAGAAACTAAATATTCTTTGCTATTTTTAATTCCAATTATTGTTTTTCCATTGAAACAAGCAACCTCAACTAACACAGCCTGTCCACTTTTATCAGCCAACAGGAAGTTTGTATTAGCTGATATAGGCATGCTTTTTATTAGCTGTAATGCATCACTAACATCTTTACAATTATCGAGCAAACTTCTA
This Clostridium sp. 'deep sea' DNA region includes the following protein-coding sequences:
- a CDS encoding PHP domain-containing protein, which gives rise to MLIDLHLHTSEFSTCSRVSFNQIVEEALRKGLKGICITDHDTMAAKKFLNDKLPNDLLVIVGTEVLTLDGDILVFGVPEIPKKRLTAQELVDYVSCKGGACIAAHPYRKNLRGIGDKIKSLDKLTAIEGYNGNTISENNIKAAQSAKKKNKPVTGASDAHSIDRVGCFATYFYNRINNEQELIAELKKGQFMPMYYDENTNKYKEIKGQ
- a CDS encoding C45 family peptidase, whose translation is MDNINNYKQLKFEHIVMQGTHYEIGQFRGETIKKYANEVDFFTSPFKGEEFLSLAEVNKIMKVYDEFCRELNQEILGFAHSLGIEQEKVVYYANSFGTSCNCSQMVVIPAITKNHHTYVGRSYEYFINDELRLCTTRVTGKAAHIGFSLFLFGRFDGINEHGLCVTMSASTPGKLPQSKGCTFWVVIRSLLDNCKDVSDALQLIKSMPISANTNFLLADKSGQAVLVEVACFNGKTIIGIKNSKEYLVSTNHYTSKNTMPYTVNKMWQSEKRYNIMDSTIKNNVQNINKETLKNILSKEMPNGVCCHQYDDGLGTLRSMLFDVTNQVVDICFGPPSINKWKSFGFNDAIGTKQYSANYYNESAQNPETFWSKM